Proteins encoded by one window of Mesorhizobium sp. INR15:
- a CDS encoding transporter substrate-binding domain-containing protein — protein MNATKILKAFLVSGTLALASLSAGTAHAADINVGANIGNVPWEFQDASGKIVGFEIDLMTEVGKRLGMEVKFTNIPFAGLFAAVQSGQIDAAVSSITITKKRLESVSFAQPYYDSDQSLTVKADSGITGLAGMAGKTVGVDTGSTGDIWASAHQAETKIATISKYEGLQPAMLDLQAGRIDGYISDIPALLYYSKDKPQFKVVERIKTTEQYSVMFAKDAPLAAKVNDVITALKKDGTLAKIHETWFGTKPDEGLATSTVLDMPKL, from the coding sequence ATGAATGCGACCAAAATCCTGAAGGCATTTCTGGTTTCGGGAACCCTTGCCCTGGCGTCTCTTTCCGCCGGAACCGCGCATGCGGCGGACATCAATGTCGGCGCCAACATCGGCAATGTTCCCTGGGAATTCCAGGACGCCAGCGGCAAGATTGTCGGATTTGAGATCGACCTGATGACTGAAGTCGGCAAGCGGCTTGGCATGGAGGTGAAGTTCACCAACATCCCGTTCGCCGGTCTCTTCGCCGCTGTTCAGTCCGGCCAGATCGACGCGGCGGTGTCATCCATCACCATCACCAAGAAGCGCCTGGAATCGGTGAGCTTTGCCCAGCCCTACTACGACAGCGACCAGTCCCTGACCGTCAAGGCGGACAGCGGCATCACCGGTCTCGCCGGCATGGCCGGCAAGACTGTCGGCGTCGACACCGGCTCGACCGGCGATATCTGGGCCAGCGCCCATCAGGCGGAAACCAAGATCGCCACCATCAGCAAGTATGAGGGGCTGCAGCCGGCAATGCTGGACCTGCAGGCCGGCCGCATCGACGGCTACATCTCCGACATCCCGGCCTTGCTCTATTATTCCAAGGACAAGCCGCAGTTCAAAGTCGTCGAACGCATCAAGACCACGGAGCAGTATTCCGTGATGTTCGCCAAGGACGCGCCGCTGGCGGCCAAGGTCAACGACGTCATCACCGCGCTCAAGAAGGACGGCACGCTGGCAAAGATCCACGAAACCTGGTTCGGCACCAAGCCGGATGAAGGGCTTGCCACCTCGACCGTGCTGGATATGCCAAAACTCTGA
- a CDS encoding FadR/GntR family transcriptional regulator produces MLSRVPVPHAAARKIQGMILSGELRSGEKMPSQREFALSLGVSRASLREALLTLETLGLLKTEPGRGTFVSQEMPSASRNMARWRYADSYPVADVFETRIMLEGRIAGLSSRTLTEAEFQALELETDTMERNWETGDLLANAEADLEFHAIIASACPNRMIVDLYQSVRDQLTQTQIQPIPITEPARMKASIAEHRRIIRALRMRDAGKATQEMQGHIRNTARCAGILLAAEILDVE; encoded by the coding sequence ATGCTCTCGCGTGTCCCCGTTCCTCATGCCGCCGCGAGAAAAATCCAGGGCATGATCCTCAGCGGCGAGTTGAGGTCGGGCGAGAAAATGCCGTCGCAACGCGAATTCGCGCTGAGTCTCGGCGTCAGCCGCGCCTCGTTGCGCGAAGCGCTCCTGACGCTTGAGACATTGGGCCTGCTGAAAACCGAGCCGGGGCGCGGAACATTTGTCTCCCAGGAGATGCCGTCGGCGTCGCGCAACATGGCGCGGTGGCGCTATGCCGACAGCTATCCGGTGGCCGATGTGTTCGAGACACGCATCATGCTGGAGGGGCGGATCGCGGGACTGTCGTCGCGGACCCTGACCGAGGCCGAGTTTCAGGCGCTCGAGCTTGAAACGGACACGATGGAACGCAATTGGGAGACCGGCGATCTGTTGGCCAATGCCGAGGCCGATCTCGAATTTCATGCCATCATCGCGTCCGCTTGCCCGAACAGAATGATCGTCGACCTGTATCAGTCCGTCCGTGACCAACTGACCCAGACACAGATTCAGCCCATCCCCATCACCGAGCCCGCACGCATGAAGGCGTCGATCGCCGAGCATCGGCGTATCATCCGGGCGCTGCGGATGCGAGATGCCGGCAAGGCGACGCAGGAGATGCAAGGCCACATTCGCAATACGGCGCGCTGCGCGGGCATCCTGCTTGCCGCGGAAATCCTGGATGTTGAATGA
- a CDS encoding DMT family transporter: MSEAVKTSSLTGAVSPMIPVLVCALAIFLLSGMDAAMKTLVIAVGVYNTVLWRSMVATVVAGAAWSAGPRLKPTFPVLRLHALRAAVVGIVLMSFFWGLARLPLAEAIGLSFVAPLFALFLAALLLGERIRRQAIWASLAGIVGVAIIMAGQFGQASYSQDAMLGTAAVLVSTVFYGYNLILARQQALLAKPIEIMLFQNLCVAVILGFAAPWLAVALPSNLWLPLAGVTVLSLAGQFLMSWSYARAEAQYLIPTEYSAFIWAIALGWFFFDEAAAWTTLAGACLIVAGCLLAARANPKLAEPIEAAI, from the coding sequence ATGAGTGAAGCCGTGAAGACATCCAGCCTGACCGGCGCCGTTTCGCCAATGATCCCCGTGCTTGTCTGCGCGCTTGCGATCTTCCTGCTGTCGGGTATGGACGCGGCGATGAAGACCCTGGTTATCGCCGTCGGCGTCTACAACACGGTGCTGTGGCGCAGCATGGTGGCAACCGTGGTCGCGGGCGCGGCCTGGTCGGCTGGGCCGCGCTTGAAGCCTACTTTTCCGGTGCTGAGGCTGCATGCGCTTCGTGCAGCAGTCGTCGGCATCGTTTTGATGTCATTCTTCTGGGGTCTCGCCAGGCTGCCGCTGGCGGAGGCGATCGGGCTCAGCTTCGTCGCGCCGTTGTTTGCACTCTTCCTGGCCGCACTTTTGCTCGGCGAACGGATCCGGCGTCAGGCAATCTGGGCATCACTGGCCGGCATCGTCGGCGTCGCGATCATCATGGCCGGCCAATTCGGCCAGGCGAGCTACTCGCAGGATGCCATGCTCGGCACGGCTGCGGTGCTCGTCTCAACGGTGTTCTACGGCTACAATCTGATCCTCGCCCGGCAACAGGCGCTGCTGGCCAAGCCGATCGAAATCATGCTCTTCCAGAACCTTTGCGTGGCGGTCATCCTCGGTTTCGCCGCGCCGTGGCTGGCTGTTGCCTTGCCAAGCAATCTCTGGCTTCCCCTGGCCGGGGTTACGGTGCTGTCGCTTGCCGGGCAATTCCTGATGAGCTGGTCCTACGCGCGGGCCGAAGCGCAATACCTTATCCCGACCGAATATTCGGCCTTCATCTGGGCGATAGCGCTTGGCTGGTTCTTCTTCGACGAGGCGGCGGCCTGGACCACGCTGGCGGGAGCCTGCCTGATCGTCGCCGGCTGCCTGCTCGCCGCGCGGGCGAACCCGAAACTCGCCGAGCCGATCGAGGCGGCGATTTAG
- a CDS encoding DUF899 domain-containing protein gives MANTTGTGEAAARLGMKTPPVVSQQAWEAAREALLVKEKATLRAKDALAAERRRMPWVEVDKAYAFEGPDGKVSLLDVFQGRRQLIVYRAFFEPGVFGWPEHACRGCSLGADQVSNLAHLNARDTTLAYASRAPQDDIARLKRSMGWEMPWYTLTDSFDKDFGVDEWHGHNVFIRDGDRIFRTYFINSRGDESMGTVWSYLDATPLGRQEAWEDSPEGYPQTPTYQWWNWHDNYEAAPDKKWAEVSAAGEAAFRDKD, from the coding sequence ATGGCCAACACAACCGGAACCGGCGAAGCAGCGGCTCGGCTCGGCATGAAGACCCCACCAGTCGTTTCACAACAGGCGTGGGAAGCCGCGCGCGAAGCGCTCCTCGTCAAGGAAAAGGCCACGCTGCGCGCCAAGGATGCGCTTGCCGCCGAACGCCGGCGCATGCCGTGGGTGGAAGTGGACAAGGCCTATGCGTTCGAAGGGCCTGATGGAAAAGTCAGCCTGCTCGATGTGTTCCAAGGCCGGCGTCAGCTGATCGTCTACCGCGCCTTCTTCGAACCCGGCGTCTTCGGCTGGCCCGAACATGCCTGCCGTGGCTGCTCGCTCGGCGCCGACCAGGTCTCCAACCTCGCTCACCTCAACGCCCGCGACACAACGCTTGCCTACGCCTCGCGCGCGCCGCAGGACGACATTGCGCGGCTGAAGAGGAGCATGGGCTGGGAGATGCCCTGGTACACTCTGACGGACAGCTTCGACAAGGACTTCGGCGTCGACGAATGGCACGGCCACAATGTGTTCATCCGCGATGGCGACCGCATTTTCCGCACCTACTTCATCAACAGCCGTGGCGACGAGTCCATGGGCACCGTCTGGAGCTATCTCGATGCGACCCCGCTCGGCCGGCAGGAGGCCTGGGAAGATTCGCCCGAGGGCTATCCGCAGACACCGACCTACCAATGGTGGAACTGGCACGACAACTACGAAGCCGCGCCCGACAAGAAATGGGCCGAGGTCTCCGCTGCCGGCGAAGCCGCGTTCCGCGATAAGGATTAG
- a CDS encoding helix-turn-helix domain-containing protein: MDSLITAAGLALAAGDPLGALNRVALREDAPALALRGIAMAQLGDLDRAKTLLRRAARGFGAREAVARARCVVAEAEIALVSRDLGWPTKALDAARVTLEKHGDRLNAAHARHLEMRRLLLIGRLDEAERVLAGLDATPFPPASRAAHELVVAGIAMRRLKTGTARAALELARQAARRAGIPGLMAEVESAFLALETPAARLIAQGRERPLLLRDVEALQASKALVVDACRYVVRRQETTISLATRPVLFALARALAQAWPGDVSRAVLIARAFGGKHADESHRARLRVEIGRLRAELKPLADIGATSHGFALAPLQAGDVVVLARPIEERHGAVLALLADGEAWSSSALALALDISQRNVQRALEQLGEAAKIQSFGHGRALRWMMPPVAGFTTTLLLPAPLPNG; the protein is encoded by the coding sequence ATGGACTCGCTGATCACGGCAGCCGGACTGGCGCTTGCCGCGGGTGATCCACTCGGCGCGCTGAACCGCGTTGCCTTGCGTGAGGATGCGCCGGCGCTGGCGCTGCGCGGCATCGCCATGGCGCAGCTCGGCGATCTCGACCGCGCCAAGACCTTGCTGCGGCGGGCCGCGCGCGGCTTTGGCGCAAGAGAGGCAGTGGCGCGGGCCCGATGCGTTGTCGCCGAGGCCGAGATCGCGCTGGTCTCGCGCGATCTTGGCTGGCCCACCAAGGCGCTGGATGCGGCGCGGGTGACGCTGGAAAAACATGGCGACAGGCTGAATGCCGCCCACGCACGGCATCTCGAAATGCGTCGCCTGCTGTTGATCGGCCGTCTCGACGAGGCCGAACGCGTGCTGGCCGGGCTCGACGCGACGCCGTTTCCACCGGCATCGCGCGCCGCGCACGAACTGGTCGTCGCCGGCATCGCCATGCGGCGGCTCAAGACAGGTACCGCGCGTGCCGCACTGGAGTTGGCAAGGCAGGCGGCGCGCCGGGCCGGCATTCCGGGGCTGATGGCGGAAGTCGAGAGCGCCTTCCTGGCGCTGGAAACGCCGGCGGCGCGGTTGATCGCGCAAGGGCGCGAGCGCCCGCTGCTGCTCCGCGATGTCGAAGCGCTTCAAGCTTCGAAGGCGCTGGTGGTCGACGCCTGCCGCTATGTCGTGCGCAGGCAGGAAACGACCATCTCGCTGGCGACGCGCCCGGTGCTGTTCGCCCTGGCGCGCGCGCTGGCGCAGGCCTGGCCCGGCGACGTGTCGAGGGCGGTGCTGATCGCCAGGGCCTTCGGCGGCAAGCATGCCGATGAATCGCACCGCGCCAGGTTGCGGGTCGAGATCGGCCGGCTGCGCGCCGAGCTCAAGCCCTTGGCCGATATCGGCGCGACCAGCCACGGGTTCGCGCTGGCACCGCTCCAGGCCGGCGACGTTGTGGTGCTGGCGCGGCCGATCGAGGAGCGGCATGGCGCGGTGCTTGCCTTGCTGGCGGATGGCGAGGCCTGGTCGAGCTCGGCACTGGCGCTGGCGCTCGATATCAGCCAGCGCAATGTGCAGCGTGCGCTGGAGCAGCTTGGCGAAGCCGCCAAGATACAATCGTTCGGCCACGGCCGGGCGCTGCGCTGGATGATGCCGCCGGTGGCCGGTTTCACGACGACCTTGTTACTCCCGGCTCCGCTGCCAAACGGTTAG
- a CDS encoding PQQ-binding-like beta-propeller repeat protein — protein MRHEAAEIIREYGPFPDVKNVAGVTFDGQNVWFASGEKLNAFDPASGQSLRSIDVAAHAGTAYDGRHLFQIAGDRIQKIDPDTGKVLNTIPAPGKGGDSGLTWAEGALWVGEYRERKIHQIDPETGKVLRSIESNRFVTGVTWVDGELWHATWEGDQSDVRRIDPQSGKVLERLDMPEGMGISGMESNGSDCFFCGGGPSGVVRAVRKPK, from the coding sequence ATGAGACATGAAGCGGCCGAAATCATTCGCGAATACGGACCCTTTCCCGACGTCAAGAACGTCGCCGGCGTCACCTTCGACGGCCAGAATGTCTGGTTCGCCTCCGGCGAGAAGCTGAACGCCTTCGACCCGGCAAGCGGGCAGTCGCTGCGCTCGATCGATGTCGCGGCACATGCCGGCACCGCCTATGACGGCCGCCACCTGTTCCAGATCGCCGGGGACCGCATCCAGAAGATCGATCCGGATACCGGCAAGGTGCTGAACACCATCCCGGCGCCCGGCAAAGGCGGGGATTCCGGGCTGACCTGGGCCGAAGGCGCGCTGTGGGTTGGTGAGTATCGAGAGCGCAAGATCCACCAGATCGACCCGGAGACGGGAAAGGTGCTGCGCAGCATCGAATCCAACCGCTTCGTCACCGGGGTGACCTGGGTGGACGGAGAGCTTTGGCACGCCACCTGGGAAGGCGACCAGAGCGACGTGCGGCGCATCGATCCCCAATCGGGCAAAGTCCTGGAGCGGCTCGACATGCCGGAGGGCATGGGCATTTCAGGCATGGAATCCAATGGCAGCGACTGCTTCTTCTGCGGCGGTGGACCAAGCGGAGTGGTCAGGGCGGTGCGCAAGCCAAAGTGA
- a CDS encoding endonuclease domain-containing protein has protein sequence MRKVMTDAELKLWNELRAHRLMGLGFRRQFPIAGYIVDFACPEKKLVVEMDGSQHSEADFAAADALRTKRLEQDGWTILRFWNDDVIRDIDNVCQHIVISAGLAEPPG, from the coding sequence ATGCGCAAGGTGATGACGGACGCTGAGTTGAAACTCTGGAACGAACTTCGCGCACATCGACTGATGGGGCTGGGCTTTCGCAGGCAGTTCCCAATCGCCGGCTACATTGTCGACTTTGCCTGTCCCGAGAAAAAGCTCGTCGTGGAAATGGACGGGTCTCAGCATAGCGAAGCAGATTTCGCTGCCGCTGACGCATTGAGGACGAAGCGGCTGGAACAGGATGGCTGGACCATCCTCCGCTTCTGGAACGATGATGTCATCCGCGACATCGATAATGTTTGCCAGCATATTGTTATTTCAGCTGGATTGGCTGAGCCACCCGGATAG
- a CDS encoding glutathione S-transferase family protein, with protein sequence MSDRVEPTPAGMETTLFFSRNPNPRLAVAVARYLKANVAFEFASPYAPGQAERFRPLNPNLYLPILAWPGGSLWETDAIACRLSRDMRSDFWRTGDDQPEMIRWLSWGKENFARACDMVHFERGTKQRYHLGPIDHQLVEEGLKLFHTTAAILEATLAGRQWLVGGAPSYADFRMATFLAFNDVGGLPLGDYPVLAGWYRRLEAIDAWRDPFKGLSAPELPAAKTG encoded by the coding sequence ATGAGTGACAGGGTCGAGCCGACGCCGGCTGGGATGGAAACAACACTGTTTTTCAGCCGCAACCCCAATCCGCGCCTGGCGGTCGCGGTAGCGCGTTATCTCAAGGCGAACGTCGCGTTCGAATTCGCCTCACCGTACGCGCCGGGGCAAGCGGAGCGGTTCCGCCCGCTCAATCCCAATCTTTACCTGCCCATATTGGCGTGGCCGGGCGGCAGCCTGTGGGAGACTGACGCGATTGCCTGCCGGCTGTCGCGCGACATGCGTTCGGATTTCTGGCGCACCGGCGATGATCAGCCTGAGATGATCCGCTGGCTGAGTTGGGGCAAGGAGAATTTTGCACGGGCCTGCGACATGGTGCATTTCGAGCGCGGCACCAAGCAGCGCTATCATCTGGGCCCGATCGACCATCAGCTGGTCGAGGAGGGGCTGAAGCTGTTCCACACCACGGCGGCGATCCTCGAGGCCACGCTTGCCGGCCGGCAATGGCTGGTCGGGGGGGCGCCCTCCTATGCCGATTTCCGCATGGCGACGTTCCTGGCTTTCAATGATGTCGGCGGCCTGCCGCTTGGTGATTATCCGGTGCTTGCGGGCTGGTATCGTCGCCTTGAAGCAATCGACGCGTGGCGTGATCCGTTCAAGGGGCTGAGCGCGCCTGAACTGCCGGCGGCGAAGACCGGCTGA
- a CDS encoding GDSL-type esterase/lipase family protein, whose protein sequence is MLTIPITPALLRGALELEQTARGVLPHRLPAWARAQCPDPQLAMAESQPSGVRIAFRSRATAIEVDTVPTRYVYVGVPARPPGKYDLHIDGRLAGQASAENADTVILDMATGGVTKQQGEISTLRFTDLPDRDKTIEIWLPYNETTEIVALRTNASVEPILGLGRKIWLHHGSSISQGSNTDSPSASWPALAAAQGGVELVNLGLSGSALLDPFVARIVRDTPADLISLKIGINLVNTDLMRLRAFTPAVHGFLDTIRDGKPTTPILLVSPLYCPIHEDRPGPGAFDLNALAMGKIAFRATGNPDERAAGKLTLAVIREELRRVARQRMANDPHLHYLDGLSLYGPADFLDLPLPDALHPDAAAHRRIGQRFAAFAFANGGPLCLR, encoded by the coding sequence ATGCTCACCATCCCCATCACCCCCGCCCTCCTGCGCGGCGCTCTCGAACTGGAGCAAACCGCGCGTGGCGTGCTCCCACATCGCTTGCCGGCCTGGGCAAGGGCTCAATGTCCCGATCCGCAACTGGCCATGGCCGAATCCCAGCCTTCGGGCGTGCGCATCGCCTTTCGCTCGCGGGCAACGGCGATCGAGGTTGACACGGTGCCAACCAGGTACGTCTATGTAGGAGTGCCGGCTCGCCCCCCCGGAAAATATGATCTGCATATCGATGGCCGGCTCGCGGGGCAGGCCAGCGCCGAGAACGCCGACACCGTGATCCTCGACATGGCTACCGGCGGCGTGACCAAACAGCAGGGCGAGATCAGCACGCTGCGCTTCACCGATTTGCCGGACCGCGACAAGACAATCGAGATCTGGCTGCCGTATAACGAAACCACTGAAATCGTGGCGCTGCGCACCAATGCTTCTGTCGAGCCAATTCTCGGTCTGGGCCGCAAGATCTGGCTGCATCATGGCAGTTCCATCAGTCAGGGGTCGAATACGGACAGCCCGTCGGCGAGCTGGCCTGCCCTGGCGGCCGCACAAGGCGGGGTGGAGCTGGTCAATCTGGGGTTGAGCGGCAGCGCCCTGCTTGATCCGTTCGTGGCGCGCATTGTCAGGGATACGCCAGCTGACCTGATCAGCCTCAAGATCGGCATCAATCTGGTCAACACCGATCTGATGCGGCTGCGCGCCTTCACGCCGGCCGTGCACGGCTTTCTCGACACCATCCGTGACGGCAAGCCAACCACGCCGATCCTGCTCGTCTCGCCGCTTTACTGCCCCATCCACGAGGACAGGCCAGGTCCGGGCGCGTTCGACCTGAATGCCCTGGCAATGGGTAAAATTGCCTTCCGGGCAACGGGAAATCCAGACGAACGCGCCGCCGGAAAATTGACACTCGCCGTCATCCGGGAAGAGCTGCGACGGGTAGCACGGCAGCGCATGGCAAACGATCCGCATCTTCACTATCTCGATGGTCTAAGCCTCTATGGACCCGCGGATTTTCTCGACCTGCCGCTTCCCGACGCACTTCACCCTGACGCCGCCGCCCACCGCCGCATCGGCCAGCGCTTCGCCGCGTTCGCCTTCGCGAATGGCGGACCCTTGTGTCTCCGCTAG
- the greA gene encoding transcription elongation factor GreA has protein sequence MSVAFAKEESAEAASETILPARPISDRINLVTEAGLRMLQDELARAQQAFEAANALEDVNERRRQSAVPVRDMRYYAERVRTAQLLPVPASNEVIAFGHTVTFERDDGRTQTFRIVGEDEANPSQASISHGSPVAIALIGKTVGEIVQLGPRELEILSIS, from the coding sequence ATGAGTGTGGCATTTGCCAAGGAGGAAAGCGCGGAGGCGGCATCGGAAACCATCCTGCCGGCGCGCCCTATCTCCGACCGGATCAACCTCGTCACGGAGGCGGGCCTCAGGATGCTGCAAGATGAATTGGCTCGCGCTCAGCAGGCTTTCGAGGCCGCCAACGCGCTCGAAGATGTCAACGAGAGGCGGCGGCAGTCGGCGGTTCCGGTTCGAGACATGCGCTATTATGCCGAGCGCGTCCGCACGGCCCAGCTTCTGCCGGTGCCCGCGTCCAATGAAGTGATCGCCTTCGGGCACACCGTCACCTTCGAGCGTGATGATGGTCGCACCCAGACCTTCCGCATCGTCGGTGAGGATGAGGCCAACCCGTCCCAAGCGTCCATATCGCATGGCTCCCCGGTTGCCATCGCGCTGATTGGCAAAACCGTTGGCGAAATTGTCCAGCTAGGGCCGCGCGAACTCGAGATCCTGTCCATTTCCTAG
- a CDS encoding TIGR00730 family Rossman fold protein: protein MFGSSSDNSADLIGRSYPLQRRIDTICVFGGAMPGNDPDHARCATILGEAIAEAGIRLVYGGGRDGLMGQVAMAALERGGTVVAITPQFLIERMNMLSSGCQTISVPDMGFRKQLMFDYADAFVALPGGIGTIEELTEVMTLRKLERHCKPLVLANFKGFWSPLLGVFDAMAEAGFMSASMRCMHLVSGNPETILPLLQRGVNFEQDEPAKPFPPPVIPVLRGSLVSAARPG, encoded by the coding sequence ATGTTTGGATCATCATCCGACAATTCCGCGGACCTGATCGGCCGCTCCTATCCCTTGCAGCGACGCATCGACACGATCTGCGTTTTCGGCGGCGCGATGCCTGGCAACGATCCAGACCACGCCCGCTGCGCCACCATCCTTGGCGAGGCGATAGCCGAGGCTGGAATCCGCCTTGTCTATGGCGGCGGTCGAGACGGCTTGATGGGCCAGGTGGCGATGGCCGCCTTGGAGCGGGGTGGAACCGTGGTTGCCATCACCCCGCAATTCCTCATCGAGCGGATGAACATGCTGTCTTCGGGATGCCAGACCATTTCGGTGCCGGACATGGGTTTCCGCAAGCAGCTCATGTTCGACTACGCGGATGCCTTCGTCGCCTTGCCTGGCGGCATCGGCACGATCGAGGAACTGACCGAGGTCATGACGCTGCGCAAGCTGGAGCGGCATTGCAAGCCGCTTGTCCTGGCGAATTTCAAAGGCTTCTGGTCGCCGCTTCTCGGCGTCTTCGACGCAATGGCCGAAGCCGGCTTCATGAGCGCCTCGATGCGGTGCATGCATCTGGTTTCAGGAAACCCTGAAACCATCCTTCCGCTGCTTCAGCGCGGCGTCAATTTCGAGCAAGACGAGCCGGCGAAGCCGTTCCCGCCGCCGGTCATCCCGGTCTTGCGCGGATCGTTGGTATCAGCGGCCCGCCCCGGATAG
- a CDS encoding DMT family transporter, whose protein sequence is MSRFKANSLLLLAAAIWGVGNVFHKTILAHLDPMAVVFLTSVIAGVVTLPFVVRERDAAASAGWLPSVTRVVLLFALGCVVQQMSYVSTTVTNSSLLISGSTVITPIAAWLIMRERPSALIMCVAVLTVFGSALLAGGFNGSATTGDAFAVLTAICFAVWTVELGRHVQAHGRPFATASAQFLGTAFATLPFALQGTMSAETILAAWPELVMLGVFSTAIGFCLQTFAQRYTTSSHAAVICSGEGVFAAISAAALLGERLSPDGFLGAGVILSSVLFAAVSTGPKLNASVP, encoded by the coding sequence ATGTCCAGATTCAAGGCAAACTCCCTGCTTCTGCTGGCGGCGGCCATTTGGGGCGTGGGCAATGTGTTCCACAAGACCATCCTGGCCCATCTCGATCCAATGGCCGTTGTGTTCCTGACCAGCGTCATTGCCGGCGTGGTGACGCTGCCATTCGTGGTGCGGGAGCGCGACGCCGCTGCCAGTGCCGGCTGGTTGCCAAGCGTGACCAGGGTGGTGCTCCTGTTTGCCCTAGGCTGCGTCGTGCAGCAGATGTCCTATGTCAGCACGACGGTGACGAACTCGAGCCTGCTCATAAGCGGTTCCACTGTCATCACGCCGATCGCCGCATGGCTGATCATGAGGGAGCGGCCCAGCGCGCTGATCATGTGTGTCGCCGTCCTGACGGTCTTCGGATCGGCCCTGCTGGCGGGTGGCTTCAACGGCTCGGCCACCACTGGCGACGCGTTCGCCGTGCTGACGGCAATCTGCTTTGCGGTGTGGACGGTTGAACTCGGGCGTCATGTCCAGGCGCATGGCCGTCCGTTCGCGACGGCGTCCGCGCAGTTCCTCGGCACGGCCTTTGCCACGCTGCCCTTCGCACTGCAGGGCACGATGAGCGCCGAGACGATTCTCGCGGCATGGCCGGAACTTGTCATGCTTGGCGTGTTCTCGACCGCCATCGGCTTTTGCCTGCAGACATTCGCGCAGCGCTACACCACCTCGTCCCACGCGGCGGTCATCTGCAGCGGCGAAGGCGTGTTCGCCGCCATATCCGCCGCTGCCCTGCTTGGCGAACGGCTTTCGCCGGACGGTTTCCTGGGTGCGGGCGTCATCCTTTCCAGCGTGCTGTTCGCAGCCGTGTCGACCGGCCCCAAGCTCAACGCCTCCGTGCCATGA